One Acropora palmata chromosome 2, jaAcrPala1.3, whole genome shotgun sequence genomic window carries:
- the LOC141873110 gene encoding triacylglycerol hydrolase DDHD2-like — protein sequence MADKSNFDSRQKRTPLQGITLADFGANLSFGPTLVPASETASISRQQPISTPMTSKVTDDLNQHGKVDGFLHQQASTQQQSQMSYQPNTREPFESGTSQSTFFTMSSSSAHDDFLSAPASNQSQASFTGPKIPTTNTLPSTMGPGSWTPLGPSSGVPHSFSPQATSEFQTSPQPLNNLVKIPPTNSGTLPQPSAESMKKSSTQPAVSSSQTPPQPAPGWAQTPPKPSASLSQTSSQPSPSWTQTPPQASASEAQTPPTSSSSSLSTDSSITSLQSMPHHYQPSSPQMQSAAPPVVTQIEPVQPHWFYRKGNSLWLPFSYVDSECLEQALKTPASGDRIVPTDGGRYDVNLDKRLRYPLYWEEGVSVVRRCTWFYKGDGGSKLVPYMEDMAARLEAEYLLAFRKNHWPCRVRLSSDEYVMIHNTNVMVQFSPNNESENWSGEDIGTRPKVVRRGIAEIEDEIDDGESAQIDHLIFVVHGIGPIADLNFRNIIECVDDFRRVSLRMLSDHQEDLSRGRAIGRVEFLPVQWHSKLHNDTTGVDERLQSISLGSIRRLREFTNSTLVDILFYTSPTYCKNIVDTVGEEIQRLLKIFLQRNPMFSGKYSVCGHSLGSSILFDILQHQQVRRDFMTKNHTLDPVSEEAVKDSTDNVGADSHEVAPTLDKESDEEVEDSYPALSEALARLGLPEYVDLFEAEEMDMETFLLCGEDDMKEMGIPMGPRKKLMSYLRNQKQEMEKKRIEREERKKAKAQEKARVEAERQENFNTAKGELRSSDTKAGSSFIQAKRDSVISRSLSTASISSVEVLYEQGVAGTGQPYVEYPQLDLQFYALFALGSPIGMFLTVRGATEISLDYQLPTCPRVFNIFHPYDPVAFRIEPLVNPSLFVGPVLMPHHKGRKRLHLELRENLSKLGQNLKQSLIDSALKTWQSINEFALAHCYQTPGEADATVAESTEVKESYSDPPPEPSRVGRLNGGQRIDYVLQEKPIECLNEYLFALGSHLTYWVSEDTALFILKQIYKE from the exons TCACAGATGATCTCAATCAACATGGCAAGGTAGATGGTTTTCTTCATCAGCAAGCATCCACTCAACAGCAGTCTCAGATGTCATACCAGCCAAACACAAGGGAACCCTTTGAAAGTGGTACAAGCCAATCAACGTTCTTTACAATGTCATCATCATCTGCCCATGATGACTTCCTCTCTGCACCTGCCAGTAATCAAAGCCAAGCATCTTTTACTGGACCCAAAATCCCCACTACGAACACGTTGCCAAGTACTATGGGACCTGGGTCCTGGACTCCCCTTGGGCCATCAAGTGGTGTACCTCACTCCTTCTCCCCACAGGCTACCAGTGAGTTCCAGACCTCTCCTCAGCCTCTGAACAACTTGGTAAAGATTCCTCCTACTAATTCAGGTACTTTGCCCCAGCCAAGTGCTGAATCGATGAAGAAATCCTCTACTCAGCCTGCTGTGAGCTCTTCTCAGACCCCTCCCCAGCCTGCTCCTGGTTGGGCTCAGACTCCACCCAAGCCATCGGCTAGTTTGTCTCAGACATCATCTCAACCATCACCCAGTTGGACCCAGACCCCACCCCAGGCCTCAGCTTCTGAGGCGCAGACGCCACCGACCTCATCAAGTTCATCTCTGTCCACTGACTCTTCGATTACATCACTTCAATCAATGCCTCATCATTACCAACCATCTTCTCCTCAAATGCAAAGTGCAGCTCCTCCTGTGGTTACGCAAATTGAACCTGTCCAACCTCACTGGTTTTACAGGAAAGGAAACTCCCTTTGGCTGCCATTTTCTTACGTTGATTCCGAATGCTTGGAACAAGCCTTGAAAACACCAGCGAGTGGCGACAGGATTGTCCCCACAGATGGTGGACGGTATGATGTGAACCTTGACAAGAGGTTGCGATATCCCCTTTACTGGGAGGAGGGAGTCTCAGTTGTGAGAAGGTGTACTTGGTTTTATAAGGGAGATGGGGGATCAAAACTTGTGCCTTACATGGAAGACATGGCAGCAAGACTTGAG GCAGAGTATTTGCTGGCGTTTCGAAAGAACCACTGGCCTTGTAGAGTTCGACTGTCAAGCGATGAATATGTTATGATACATAATACCAATGTCATGGTGCAATTTTCTCCAAATAATGAGTCTGAAAACTGGAGTGGAGAGGACATCGGAACAAGGCCAAAAGTTGTGAGGCGTGGTATTGCAGAAATTGAGGATGAAATTGATGATG GTGAATCTGCTCAAATTGATCActtgatttttgttgttcatGGAATTGGACCCATTGCAGATTTGAACTTCAGAAATATCATTGAATGTG TTGACGACTTCCGCAGAGTCAGTCTTCGGATGTTAAGTGATCACCAAGAGGATTTATCCAGAGGTCGCGCTATTGGTAGGGTGGAGTTCCTTCCAGTGCAGTGGCATTCAAAACTCCACAATGACACCACCGGGGTGGATGA ACGTCTTCAGTCAATTTCTTTGGGAAGTATCCGGCGGCTACGAGAGTTCACCAACAGTACTCTTGTTGACATTCTGTTTTACACGAGTCCAACTTACTGCAAA AACATCGTGGATACAGTCGGCGAAGAGATCCAACGACTCTTAAAAATCTTCCTGCAAAGAAATCCAATGTTTAGTGGAAAATATTCAGTTTGCGGACACAGCTTAG GTTCAAGCATCCTGTTTGACATTCTTCAACATCAG CAAGTTCGGAGAGACTTCATGACTAAGAACCATACTCTGGATCCAGTGAG CGAAGAAGCTGTGAAAGACTCAACAGATAACGTTGGGGCTGACAGCCACGAGGTAGCCCCAACCCTAGATAAGGAATCGGACGAAGAAGTAGAGGACAGTTACCCAGCTCTCTCTGAGGCGCTTGCGAGGCTTGGTCTGCCGGAATATGTGGATCTGTTTGAGGCGGAAGAAATGGACATGGAGACTTTT CTCTTATGTGGCGAAGACGATATGAAGGAGATGGGAATCCCTATGGGACCGCGAAAAAAACTGATGAGTTACTTGAGAAATCAGAAACAAGAAATG gaaaaaaaaaggattgaaagagaggagAGGAAAAAGGCAAAAGCTCAAGAAAAGGCAAGAGTTGAGGCCGAACGTCAAGAAAATTTCAATACTGCGAAAGGAGAACTGAGAAGCTCTGATACCAAAGCGGGTTCTTCTTTTATTCAAGCGAAACGAGATTCTGTTATTTCTCGCTCATTGTCTacagcctctatttcaagcGTCGAGGTTCTTTACGAGCAAGGCGTTGCTGGAACTGGGCAGCCATACGTCGAATATCCACAGCTGGATCTACAATTTTATGCACTGTTCGCTCTTGGCTCGCCCATTGGAATGTTCTTAACAGTAAG AGGTGCTACTGAAATCAGCCTTGACTATCAGCTTCCAACATGTCCTCGCGTTTTCAACATCTTTCACCCATATGATCCTGTG GCATTTCGAATCGAACCTCTGGTGAACCCTTCATTGTTTGTTGGTCCAGTTTTGATGCCTCATCACAAAGGACGAAAAAGGCTTCATTTAG AACTCCGCGAGAATCTTTCGAAACTGGGACAAAATCTCAAGCAGAGCCTAATTGATTCAGCGCTGAAGACATGGCAGTCAATCAATGAGTTTGCACTTGCACATTGTTATCAGACTCCTGGTGAAGCGGACGCGACCGTTGCAGAAAGTACTGAAGTTAAAG AGTCTTACTCAGACCCTCCTCCAGAGCCAAGCCGAGTTGGCAGACTTAATGGCGGCCAGCGGATTGACTACGTACTTCAAGAAAAAccaattgaatgtttgaaCGAGTACCTTTTCGCACTCGGTAGTCATTTGACATACTG GGTCTCGGAAGATACCGccctttttattttaaagcagATCTACAAGGAATAG